The following are encoded in a window of Gossypium raimondii isolate GPD5lz chromosome 13, ASM2569854v1, whole genome shotgun sequence genomic DNA:
- the LOC105781281 gene encoding protein AGENET DOMAIN (AGD)-CONTAINING P1: MSQKGKATDAPATGDPMDLQPGSKVEVNHEDDVCPRAWYTAIIMERATSTNDKRYVVQFTDLYQDKNSGTKLSKEYNGVDILPLPPPQPPRKFKVGDIVEAYFDDGWYEGKIDQVLDDDKYIFRMSSMFLLFGVKQLRLRRTWLWVPPLDESELAVEEEDSTETDNAEESKAGTGNILEESDQKTKEKEEEEEFSEGARVEVGNNRYLIRFETLRTEEGTRFSEKEMDSLHIRPPPPHIPVPDQFKMFDHVEALYKGGGWKGVIAEVIPDDPKYLVFLANHERLECKHSDLRPRQGRIDGK, from the exons ATGTCACAAAAAGGCAAGGCCACCGACGCCCCCGCCACCGGAGATCCAATGGATCTGCAACCAGGTTCCAAAGTTGAGGTCAACCACGAAGACGATGTTTGCCCGCGTGCGTGGTACACCGCTATAATCATGGAGCGCGCTACTTCAACAAACGACAAGAGGTACGTGGTCCAATTCACCGATCTTTACCAAGACAAAAATAGCGGGACAAAACTCTCTAAGGAGTACAACGGCGTCGATATACTCCCTTTGCCCCCTCCACAACCACCAAGAAAGTTCAAGGTGGGGGACATAGTGGAGGCTTATTTCGACGACGGCTGGTACGAAGGCAAGATTGATCAAGTGTTGGATGATGACAAGTATATTTTTCGAATGTCATCAATGTTCTTACTGTTTGGAGTGAAACAATTGAGGCTTCGTAGAACTTGGTTGTGGGTACCACCATTGGATGAATCTGAGCTAGCTGTGGAGGAAGAAGATTCAACAGAGACTGACAACGCAGAAGAAAGCAAAGCAGGGACTGGTAACATATTGGAGGAGTCCGAtcagaaaacaaaagaaaaagaagaagaagaagagtttAGTGAGGGAGCACGTGTTGAGG TGGGGAATAATAGGTACCTCATTCGGTTTGAGACCTTGAGAACCGAAGAGGGTACTCGTTTCTCAGAGAAAGAGATGGATAGCTTGCACATTAGGCCTCCTCCACCACACATTCCGGTGCCTGACCAGTTTAAAATGTTTGATCACGTTGAAGCTTTGTACAAAGGTGGGGGGTGGAAGGGCGTGATTGCAGAGGTTATTCCTGATGACCCTAAATATCTGGTCTTTTTGGCTAACCATGAGAGATTGGAATGTAAACACTCTGATTTAAGGCCACGCCAAGGCAGGATTGATGGAAAATGA